In Beutenbergia cavernae DSM 12333, the DNA window CGATGGTGATGCCGATCGAGGACAAGTACTCGACCACGCGCAACGAGCTGCTCGACCAGCTCGCGTACGCCATGGGCGGCCGGGTGGCCGAGGAGCTCGTGTTCCACGACCCGACCACCGGCGCGTCCAACGACATCGAGAAGGCCACGGCGACCGCCCGCAAGATGGTCACGCAGTTCGGCATGAGCGAGCGCGTGGGCGCCCTGCGCCTCGGCCAGGCCGACGGCGAGGTGTTCCTCGGCCGCGACTACGGCCACCAGCGGGAGTACTCCGAGGAGATCGCCGGCGTCGTCGACGAGGAGGTCCGCCGTCTCATCGAGGCCGCGCACGACGAGGCGTGGGAGATCCTCACCACGTACCGCGACGTGCTCGACCAGCTCGTGCTCGAGCTCCTGGAGCGGGAGACGCTCAACCACGACGAGCTGGCCGAGGTCTTCACGGCGATCACGAAGCGCGACCCGCGTCCCGTGTGGCTGTCGAGCAACCGCCGCGGCGTGAGCGACCGCCCGCCCGTGAGCACGCCGGCGGAGATCGCCGCGGGCGAGGGCGACATGCTGCCGCAGGACCAGGCGGCCGCCGCGAACGACGACCACCCGGCGACCGAGGTCCACGAGGTCCCGCCGGAGGAGCCGGTGCGGGCCGACCGCGACGGCGAGCCGCTGGCCTGAGGTTCCGCGATGGCCTCCCCGGCCGGTGACGGTCGCGCCGTCCGCCCGTACGACGCCGCAGGTGTCGAGCGGGCGGTACGCGACCTGCTGATCGCCATCGGGGAGGACCCGGACCGCGACGGGCTCCGCGAGACCCCCGAGCGCCTCGCCCGCTCCTACGAGGAGATGTTCGCCGGGCTGCACACGGATCCCCGTGAGGCGGTTCAGACGTTCTTCGACCTCGAGCACAACGAGCTCGTGATCGTCAGCGACATCGCCGTGTACTCCGTGTGCGAGCACCACCTCCTGCCGTTCCACGGCGTCGCACACGTCGGGTACATCCCGGCCCCCTCGGGCCACGTGACCGGACTGAGCAAGCTGGCCAGGCTCGTCGAGGCGTACGCCCGCCGTCCGCAGGTGCAGGAGCGGCTGACCACGCAGATCGCCGACGCGCTGGTCCACGCGCTGGAGCCGCGCGGCGTCGTCGTCGTGCTCGAGTGCGAGCACATGTGCATGTCGATGCGCGGCGTCCGCAAGCCGGGCGCGAGGACCGTGACCTCGGCCGTGCGCGGCGCCCTGCGCGAGCCGGCGACGCGCGCCGAGGCCATGAGCCTGATCCGGGGTGCCCGCTAGGGTGACGCCCGTGCCGACAGCGACGAGCGTGCCGACGGGGCTGGGCGTGCCGGGCGACGCGCGGCGCACGCTCGTCATGGGCGTCGTCAACGTCACGCCGGACTCGTTCAGCGACGGCGGCCAGTGGCTCGCCGAGGACGTGGCCGTCGCGCACGGGGGCCGCCTGGTGGACGAGGGCGCCGACCTGCTCGACGTCGGCGGCGAGTCGACCCGTCCCGGTGCCGAGCGCACGCCCGCCGCCGAGGAGCTGCGCCGGGTGCGCGGCGTCGTCGAGCGCCTGGCCGCGGCGGGCGCCGTCGTCAGCATCGACACGATGCGCGCTGACGTCGCTCAGGCCTGCGTGGCGGCGGGTGCGGCCGTGGTCAACGACGTGTCCGGCGGGCAGGCGGACGTCGGGATGCTCGACGCGGTCGCCGCGCTGGGCGTGGACTACGTCGTCGGGCACTGGGACCCGTCCCGCACGCTCACGTCCCGCACGCCCGGGGACGTGACCGACGTCGTCGTCGACGACCTGGCCGCACGCCTCGCCGACGCACGCGCCGCAGGGATCGCGCAGGAGCGGCTCGTCGTCGACCCGTGCCTGGGGTTCGGCAAGGACGCGTCGGCGAACTGGGACCTGCTCGTCCACCTGGCCCGGCTGCGCGAGCTCGGGCACCGGGTGCTGGTCGGCGGCTCGCGCAAGCGCTTCCTGGGCGAGATCGTGGGTGCGGACCGCGCGCCGCGGGACCGTGACCACGCCACGGCGGCCCTGACCGCCCTGGCCGCCGCGGCCGGGGTGTGGGCGGTGCGGGTGCACGACGTCGGCCCGTCCGTCGACGCCGCACGCGTCGCGCAGGCGTGGATCCGGGCGGGCGGCACGGCCGGGACCGCCGGCGCCGCCGGGACTGCCGGCGCCGCCGGGATCGTGGGCCGAACGGGGAAGGAGACACGGGATGGTTGACCGCATCCGGCTCGCGGGGATCGCCGCGCGCGGGTTCCACGGCGTGCTGGAGAACGAGCGCACCGAGGGGCAGGCGTTCCTCGCGGACGTGACCCTCTGGCTCGACACGACGGCCGCCGCCGCCAGCGACGACCTCGCCGACACGGTGAGCTACGCGGACGTCGCCCAGGCCGTCGTCGGCGTCCTCACCGGGCCGCCGGTCGCGCTGCTCGAGACGCTCGCTCAGCGCGTGGCCGACGCCGTGCTCGCGTACCCGCTGATCACGTCCGTCGAGGTGACCCTGCACAAGCCCCAGGCGCCGATGCCCGTGCCGGTGGACGACGTCGAGCTGACGGTCGTGCGGTCCCGGCAGGGTGTCTCGGGCTACCCGAACGCCGGCCCGGTCGCGGCACCCTCCCCGGCGCCGGAGCCCGCGGCCCCGCCCGTGGTGGCGGAACCGGCGGCCGCGGCCGCCGTCCCGGTCGCGCCACCGGGCGCACCGATCCCCGACGCCCCGGAGCCCGCCGAGCAGCCGGCGCCCGCGGCACCGCCGGGCGTGCTGCACGCCCGGCCCGACGAGCCCGTCGGCGTGGTCCTCGCGCTCGGCGGGAACCTCGGCGACGTCCGCGCCACGCTGCGGTCGGCCATCGCCGAGCTCTCCGCCGTGGACGGGCTCGACATCGAGGCGGTCTCCCCGCTCGCCCGCACCGCCGCCGTCGTCGTCGACGGTGCCGAACCTCAGCCCGACTACCTCAACGCCGTCGTGCGCGCCACCACCGTGCTGAGCCCGCACGAGCTCCTCGACGTGGCCCACGAGGTCGAGCGCACCTACGGCCGGGAGCGGTCCGGCGAGGCCCCGTGGCCGCCGCGCACGCTGGACATCGACATCATCGACGTCGAGGGGGTCGTCGCGAGCGACGCGGCGCTCGACCTGCCGCACCCGCGCGCCCACCAGCGCGCGTTCGTGCTCGTGCCCTGGGCGCAGCTGGACGCGGCGGCGTTCCTCCCCGGCCTCGGCGGCGGGCCGGTCGACGTGCTCGCACAGACCGCGCCGGACCGCGACGGCGTCCGCTGGCTCGCGCTCGACTGGCTGGCCCCGGGCGACGCGGAGAGGTCCGGCGGCGAGGAGTGATGGAGCGCACGCGCGCGACGACGCTCGTCGCCGTCGCCTCGGTGTCGACCGCCGTGTGCCTCATCGCGCTCCGGCTGTGGGAGATGCGCGGCGGCGCC includes these proteins:
- the folE gene encoding GTP cyclohydrolase I FolE; protein product: MASPAGDGRAVRPYDAAGVERAVRDLLIAIGEDPDRDGLRETPERLARSYEEMFAGLHTDPREAVQTFFDLEHNELVIVSDIAVYSVCEHHLLPFHGVAHVGYIPAPSGHVTGLSKLARLVEAYARRPQVQERLTTQIADALVHALEPRGVVVVLECEHMCMSMRGVRKPGARTVTSAVRGALREPATRAEAMSLIRGAR
- the folP gene encoding dihydropteroate synthase, with the protein product MPTATSVPTGLGVPGDARRTLVMGVVNVTPDSFSDGGQWLAEDVAVAHGGRLVDEGADLLDVGGESTRPGAERTPAAEELRRVRGVVERLAAAGAVVSIDTMRADVAQACVAAGAAVVNDVSGGQADVGMLDAVAALGVDYVVGHWDPSRTLTSRTPGDVTDVVVDDLAARLADARAAGIAQERLVVDPCLGFGKDASANWDLLVHLARLRELGHRVLVGGSRKRFLGEIVGADRAPRDRDHATAALTALAAAAGVWAVRVHDVGPSVDAARVAQAWIRAGGTAGTAGAAGTAGAAGIVGRTGKETRDG
- the folK gene encoding 2-amino-4-hydroxy-6-hydroxymethyldihydropteridine diphosphokinase, translated to MVDRIRLAGIAARGFHGVLENERTEGQAFLADVTLWLDTTAAAASDDLADTVSYADVAQAVVGVLTGPPVALLETLAQRVADAVLAYPLITSVEVTLHKPQAPMPVPVDDVELTVVRSRQGVSGYPNAGPVAAPSPAPEPAAPPVVAEPAAAAAVPVAPPGAPIPDAPEPAEQPAPAAPPGVLHARPDEPVGVVLALGGNLGDVRATLRSAIAELSAVDGLDIEAVSPLARTAAVVVDGAEPQPDYLNAVVRATTVLSPHELLDVAHEVERTYGRERSGEAPWPPRTLDIDIIDVEGVVASDAALDLPHPRAHQRAFVLVPWAQLDAAAFLPGLGGGPVDVLAQTAPDRDGVRWLALDWLAPGDAERSGGEE